Proteins co-encoded in one Spiroplasma gladiatoris genomic window:
- a CDS encoding DNA translocase FtsK has protein sequence MDDYGRNHSTFDGGNDRTRALDIQRKQRRPDSISWIISALLLFFLNVIALGRITVVGQLLDDIVFTFLFGWFKYFLYLLFFIIDFAIYFGIKFKPKKRFLAMIFVTWIMFCWLISTILFIVAYNIDSTDFVVHDIWSKSIFTDSIKSYIEQWTAHSFFGSTKNLLVSSKDSYFTTFAGGGMIGAFLAGISSYLSIYGGLALTLFLFFINMIWIFTGDPFYLFKSKSKRKGKRLRILSLKSKEAKKNINKINKKSKINSIFNVINLDNDRTLDEREILASVKESDMTIELPSYVKNSDNYIYRNVDKNFYNDEYIPHSEPVYDPIYDIEFENDYINNQSKGYLPVQEQQFYYNQPNTMQNQNMLNLRNEFDNNMYNNNYINNNQPFDINSENVILPKRKNSFLNEVKVDNPIQEAREDNRKELEKQTSITPHGFNGRTQEFLSLKNNLDQNSDEKHVQSTLDQFLINKNEALNKNIIKKDNDNYISPMESIARATFLEDATYSRHNDFSNTIELNSNKAIEKNQYVNTNYQLPSIDLLNEDLSGPQQYEKLNRQAELKEQAINNTFKQFGVDAKVVNKNVGPSVTKFEVQSGLKTKVNSITSLENDLKLCLASQNIRMEAPIHGKALVGIEAPNDSLVSVPLRSVIENVPLTKMNSKLLFAIGKTVSGELLFGELDKAPHLLVAGSTGSGKSVMINGIITSILLRAKPHEVKFLMIDPKKVELSIYSSIPHLLAPVISDMSLANNALKKVINEMERRYALMQSTSTKNIEGYNALIKDPTKKLPFYVVIIDELADLMMTANRKEVEDSIKRITQMARAAGIHLIVATQRPSTDVLTGVIKSNIVTRISFAVASSIDSRTILDSTGAEKLIGKGDLLYHPPNANVLTRAQGSFISDEEIMKLVDFCSSQQKQIFEEEFIRVENDTIDGNYSSGQKDSLFEEIKNYVIQEKKASTSLIQRKFSIGYNRAAKIIDELEESGIIGPANGSKPREVFVKNEEFFSY, from the coding sequence ATGGATGATTATGGGCGTAATCATAGCACTTTTGATGGCGGAAACGACAGAACACGTGCTTTAGATATTCAAAGAAAACAAAGAAGACCAGATTCAATATCATGAATTATATCTGCTTTACTATTATTTTTTCTAAATGTTATTGCTTTAGGAAGAATAACTGTAGTAGGTCAATTACTAGATGATATAGTTTTTACTTTTTTGTTTGGTTGATTTAAATATTTCTTGTATTTGTTATTTTTTATTATTGATTTTGCAATTTATTTTGGAATTAAATTTAAACCTAAAAAAAGATTTTTAGCAATGATATTTGTTACTTGAATAATGTTTTGTTGACTAATTTCTACAATTTTATTTATCGTTGCATACAATATTGATTCAACTGATTTTGTTGTACATGATATTTGAAGTAAATCAATATTTACTGATTCAATTAAATCTTATATAGAACAATGAACTGCACACTCATTTTTTGGTTCAACAAAAAACTTGCTTGTATCAAGTAAAGATAGTTATTTTACAACGTTTGCAGGTGGAGGAATGATAGGAGCATTTCTTGCAGGAATATCAAGTTATTTATCAATATATGGTGGATTAGCTTTAACTTTATTTTTATTTTTTATTAATATGATATGAATTTTTACTGGTGATCCTTTTTATTTGTTCAAATCAAAAAGTAAAAGAAAAGGTAAAAGATTAAGAATTTTATCTTTAAAAAGTAAAGAAGCCAAAAAAAATATAAATAAAATAAATAAAAAAAGTAAAATAAATAGTATTTTTAATGTAATTAATTTAGATAATGATAGAACACTTGACGAAAGAGAAATACTTGCTTCTGTTAAAGAATCTGATATGACAATCGAATTACCAAGTTATGTTAAAAATAGTGATAATTATATTTATCGAAATGTCGATAAAAACTTTTACAATGATGAATACATTCCACATTCAGAACCAGTGTATGATCCAATTTATGATATTGAGTTTGAAAATGATTATATAAATAATCAATCAAAAGGATATTTGCCAGTTCAAGAACAACAATTTTATTATAATCAACCTAATACAATGCAAAATCAAAACATGTTAAACCTAAGAAATGAATTTGATAATAATATGTACAATAACAATTACATAAATAATAATCAACCTTTTGACATTAATAGTGAAAATGTAATATTACCAAAAAGAAAAAATTCTTTTTTAAATGAGGTTAAAGTTGATAATCCAATTCAAGAAGCGAGAGAAGATAATCGAAAAGAATTAGAAAAACAAACTAGTATAACTCCTCACGGTTTTAACGGAAGAACTCAAGAATTTTTAAGCTTAAAAAATAACTTAGATCAAAACAGTGATGAAAAACATGTTCAAAGTACACTTGATCAATTTTTAATTAACAAAAATGAGGCATTAAATAAAAATATTATCAAAAAAGATAATGATAATTATATTTCTCCAATGGAAAGTATTGCAAGAGCCACTTTTTTAGAAGATGCTACTTATTCAAGACATAATGATTTTTCAAACACAATTGAATTAAATAGCAATAAGGCAATTGAAAAAAATCAATATGTAAATACAAACTATCAGTTACCATCAATCGATCTTCTAAATGAAGATTTAAGTGGACCCCAACAATACGAAAAATTAAACAGACAAGCAGAATTAAAAGAACAAGCTATTAATAATACCTTTAAACAATTTGGAGTAGATGCAAAAGTCGTAAACAAAAACGTTGGACCTAGTGTTACTAAGTTTGAAGTTCAATCTGGTTTAAAAACAAAAGTAAATAGTATAACTAGTTTAGAAAATGACTTAAAATTATGTCTTGCAAGTCAAAATATAAGAATGGAAGCACCAATTCACGGAAAAGCATTAGTTGGAATCGAAGCTCCTAATGACAGTTTAGTTTCTGTTCCATTAAGAAGTGTTATAGAAAATGTACCTTTAACTAAAATGAATTCAAAATTATTATTCGCAATTGGAAAAACTGTTTCTGGTGAATTACTTTTTGGAGAGTTAGATAAAGCGCCACACTTACTGGTTGCTGGTTCAACTGGTTCAGGTAAATCTGTTATGATAAATGGAATTATTACATCAATTTTATTAAGAGCAAAACCTCATGAAGTAAAATTTTTAATGATAGATCCAAAAAAAGTAGAATTATCAATTTATTCATCAATTCCTCACTTACTAGCACCCGTTATAAGTGATATGAGCCTTGCAAATAATGCTTTAAAAAAAGTTATTAACGAAATGGAAAGAAGATATGCATTAATGCAGTCAACTTCAACTAAAAATATTGAAGGATATAATGCATTGATTAAAGATCCAACTAAAAAACTGCCATTTTATGTAGTTATAATTGATGAATTAGCAGATTTAATGATGACAGCTAATAGAAAAGAAGTAGAAGATTCAATAAAAAGAATTACTCAAATGGCAAGAGCTGCAGGAATTCATTTAATAGTAGCAACTCAAAGACCTTCAACCGATGTATTAACAGGTGTTATTAAATCAAATATTGTAACAAGAATAAGTTTTGCTGTTGCTAGTTCAATAGATTCAAGAACTATTTTAGATTCAACTGGTGCTGAAAAATTAATTGGAAAAGGAGATTTATTATATCATCCTCCAAACGCTAATGTTTTAACAAGAGCACAGGGTTCGTTTATAAGTGACGAAGAAATTATGAAATTAGTTGATTTTTGTTCGAGTCAACAAAAACAAATCTTTGAAGAAGAATTTATTAGAGTTGAAAATGATACTATAGATGGAAATT